The genomic stretch GGCTCCGCTTGGGGCTTGGTTCGCGAGTGGAACACCACCGCGCGCCGCAGTAGGCGCGAAACGCATTTGGTGATGAAACTCAAAGACTTGGCCGCGGAGCTGGGGCTGTCGCAGACGACGGTCAGTCGTGCCCTGAACGGCTTTCCGGAGGTCAACGAGGCGACCCGCCAGCGCGTCAGCGAGGCGGCCCGCCGGCACGGCTATCGGGCCAATGTCAGTGCCCGCCGCCTCGCCACCGGCCGCTCCGGGGCCATCGGCGTCACCCTGCCCCTGCAGCGCTCGCTGCATTTCGGGCCGCACACCTCGGAGTTCCTCTCCGGCATTTCCGAGCGCATGGCGCAGCACGATATCGACATCGTGGTCACCCCGATCGATGCCGATGACGAAGTGCCGGTGTTCCGCCGCCTCGTCGCCAGCAAGCGCGTCGACGCCCTGGTGCTGTCGGCCCCGACGCCCGATGACGAGCGCATCGCGGCGCTCACCGAACTCGGCATGCCGTTCCTGATGCATGGGCGCGCCGACAAGGTCAAAATCCCGCACGCCTGGCTCGATATCGACAACGAGGGTGCCTTTCGCCGCGCCACCAGCCACCTGCTCGATCTCGGCCATACGCGCATCGCCATGATCAACGGGCCGGAAGACCAGACCTTCGCCATTCACCGCCTGCGCGGCTTCCGCAGCGCCATCGAGGCCCGCGGGCTCACGCCCGATCCGCAACTGATCGGCGGCGGCCGCTTCACCGACGAGAACGGCTTCCGCCTGGCGCAGGCATTTCTCGAGCGTCGCCCCCGCCCCACCGCCTTTCTCGCCGGCTCGATGATGACGGCGCTCGGCGTCTTCCGCGCCATCCGGCTCGCCGGGCTGGAACTGGGCAGGGACGTGTCGATGATCGCCCACGACGACGTCTTCCCCTATCTCAACGCCGACAACATGGTCCCCTCGATGTCGACCACCCGCTCCTCGATCCGCGCCGCCGGCGCCCGCATCGCCGAGCTGCTGCTGCAGATGCAGGACGGCAAGCCACCGGAATCGATCCACGAACTCTGGCCGGTGGAACTGGTGCTGCGCGAGTCGACGGGGCCGGCGCCGAAGTAGGCTAGCTTCACAGAGCCGGTGGCTGTGGACCCCCACCCCTGTCCCCTCCCCGCAAGGGGGAGGAGACCCTCACACTGATATCGCAGTCCGCGTCTCCCTCCCCCTTGCGGGGAGGGATTAAGGGTGGGGGTCCACAGCCACCGGCTCATCCCACTAGCCCCCTCACCCCGACGGCATTAGCCCCGGCACCGGATTGTCCACCTGCCAGGCGATCACCGTGGAGCTGTCGGCGCCGCCCAGCCGATGCACCTCCGCAAGCATGGCGGCAATCGACCCAGACAAGCCAACCGGCGACAGCAGCTCGCGGCTGAGCCGTGCCGGATCCTCGAACGGCCGGTCGCCGACCTCCAGCAGCCCGTCGGTCACCATGGCGATTGTGTTGATCCCCTGCCGCAGTTGCCGGATGCCGGTGGAAAAGCACGGCACCTCGAGCGCGAGGCTGCTCCGCTCCCCGACCCACTCGAAATAGTTGCGCACCGTGAGGGTGAACTGCCCCAGCCGCCGGAGTTCGGGATGCAGCAGATAGAGCTGGTTGTCGCCGATCGACAGCCACATCAGGTAACCGCCACGCTGGAAGCAGACGAGGCACGCCGTCTCGCCACGAACCCGCGCCAGGCGGTCGACACCGCCGAGCAGCAGTCGCGTCACCGCCCCCTGCACGTCCAGCAGCGATGGTTCGGGCCGCTCGATCAGCGCCAGCAATTCCGCCTTCCCAGTTTCGAACAGCTCGAGCACTGCATCGGCGCTCTCCGAACTGGCGTGCGCGTCGAGGATGACAGCGAAGACCCAGTCCTTGCCGGCCCACACCAAGGCCGCATCCTCGTTCTTGCTAGCGCCCATCCTGGCATTGCCACCACAAAGGCCGATGGCGACCTGTCCGGCTGCGTGAATGCGTGGCCCGGCAAGGCACGGATCGGCTCTGCCGCTCCAGACGAAATCCTGCATGATATGCCCCCTGCGGTTCGTTACGATAGCATCACAAGTGCCCAAGGCGCTCCCTTTGCCCTGTCCGTGCAAAGTGCGTCCCCTCGCCCCTCTGGGGAGAGGGCCAGGGTGAGGGGCAGCCAAGCACGCGGGGCGTGCCTCGATCATGGAATATCTGGGCCACGCCGGACGCGCTTGTCGTGCCCTCCAGCGCCGACCCTCCCCGCCTAAACCGCTCTCAACAGCCGCAGATGATTGTCGAAATTCAGCTCGAATGTCGTCAGCGGCGCCGGCGAGCCGGCGAGGCCGTCCAGCGCCCCGGTGCCGCTCGAGGCCAGCAGCCCAACGCTGTCGGGCGCAATGCCGCAGCCGCTCTCGAGCCCCAAGCTGGCGACGACCGTCGCCGTATCGGGGTCGATGGCGAGAATGGTGCTGCCCTCCGGCGAGGAGACGCCGATCAGCCCGCCATCGGCCGAGGCGGCGACCGAGCCGATATAGTTGCGCAGTTCGGCAAGCGTCGTGCGGGGCAGCTCGATCAGCTGGATCTTGCCGTCACGCGTGGCGTAGCCGACCAGTTGCGGACGATCGACCGCCGGTCCGCGGAACTGACAGCCGAACCACACGCGGCCTTTATGGTCGAATGCCATATGGCGGATCGACAGCTGATGCAGCCCGCCATCGAGCCGCAATTGCCCGATCAGGTCGCCCGAGCGCCGGTCGACGAAAACGATCGAGGGGTCCATGGTCTCGAGGTTGAGCTCGGCTCGGCCATAGTCGGGGTGCGTCTCGATCCCGCCATTGGCGACGACGAAGGTCTCGCCGTCGGGCATCAGCAGCATCTCGTGCGGGCCGGTGCCGAAAGTGTTGAATTCGCCGATCCGCCTGTAGCCGCCGGCGACGTCGTAGACGCCGATCACCCCGCGCGCGTTGTGGAAATCGTTCTCGGTCGCATAGAGCAGCTTGCCGTCGGGCGAGAAGGCGCCGTGGCCGAAGAAGTGCCGACCCTCGACGCTCGTCAGCGTCTTCGGCTTCACCGCGCCACGGGGATCGAAGATCACCGCGAAAGTGCCGGGCTGGCGGGCGAACACCACCCCCTGCCCCGTGGCCGGCGAGAAGGTGATGTCGTGCCCGCGGTCGGGCAGGTCGACGGTCGAGATCACTGCCCCCGCCTCGTTCACCAGCACGGCGCCGAACCCGCCCTCGCGCTTCTGGATCGAGGAGGCAAAGACCAGTTCGGCCCGCTCCAGCGCCTCGGCGCGGCGCGGCAGCAGCGCCGCGGCGAACCCGGCTCCGGCAGCTTTGAGAAAGGCCCGGCGCTGCCACATGGTCAATCTCCGTCGAGCGACGAGAACCCGACCGACAGACCCAGCGCCGCCGCGAGGTTCTCGCCCAGAATGGTATCGAGCGACTGGGTCACGATCACCAGGTAGTCTAGCGCCTTTTTCTGCTTGGGGTCCGTCAGCGCCTGCTCCAGCGGCGCCGTCACCGCCTTGCCGGCCCGTTCGGCATTGCCGAACTCGAAGCTGGCGCTGTTGGCAACCCAGAGCTGGTCCGCCGGCACCGCCTCGGCGATGCGGGATTTCTCCAGCAGCGCCTGCAGCCCTTCGAAATTGGCGACGATCGAGGGCACGGTCATATCCGAGCGCCAGAACAGTGCCGATTTCGGCTTCGCCGCCGCGCCGTCGCGACCGAGGAATGGCAGCAGCCGCTGGTCGCGGACCGTCTCGGTGCCGTGCGCGAGCAGCCCGGTCAGCGCCTCGGCGACCTCGCGAAAGCTGCGATAGTCCGGATCGCTCTCCGACGGCGCGAGCAGGCGCTTGGAAATCCCCTCGGGGTCGTTCCACTCCGACGACAGCGTCGCCGCGGTTGCCGCCTGCAGCGTCGTGATGGCCCGCGCATAGCGACAACGGAAATCGCCGTCGGCGCTCGTCAGCTGCTCGGCGCCGGTGCCGAACAGCAGGAACTCGAGCGCTCCCAGCCCCTGCATGGCGACGCTCTTGTTGCCGAGCTTGCCGGGGTCGGTGGCATCGGGCTCGGCATTGGCGAGCACGCCCTGCACCTGCTTCAGCGCAATGCCCTTCCGGTCGGGCCAGAACAACACCTTGTCGTAGCGGTTTTCCACCATCAACGGTCCGAGCCGATAGAGCTCGACCCGCGACCAAGCGGTGACCGCAGCCTTGAACTGCGTGCGGGCCGCCGCCAGCGTTGCCTCGGACGGCGTGCCGCAGAGCGCGGCGACATCGCGCTCCAGCCCCGTCGTCTCCACCGCGTATTGCGCGAACCCGGGCCGGATCGCCTCGGTGATCGCCAGCGACACCACCTGCTCGGCGGTGAGCTTCGGTTCCTCGGCCGCAACCGGAACGGCCGCCAGTGCGAGGAGAAAGACAAACAACAGGCGCATCACAGCGACTCCAGGAAAGCGATTAGATCATCGCGCTGGGATTTCGGCATGTTTGCGAACGCATCGCGCGATTTCTGCGCCTCGCCGCCATGCCAGAGAATGGCCTCGGTAAGGTTGCGCGCCCGCCCGTCATGCAGGAACTCGGTATGGCCGGAGACCGCCTCGGTGAGCCCGATCCCCCAGAGCGGCGGGGTCTTCCACTCATATCCGTCGGCATCGCCCTCGGGGCGGTTGTCGGCCAGCCCCTCGCCCATGTCGTGCAGCAGCAGGTCGGTATAGGGCCAGA from Devosia sp. A16 encodes the following:
- a CDS encoding DUF1513 domain-containing protein, with amino-acid sequence MWQRRAFLKAAGAGFAAALLPRRAEALERAELVFASSIQKREGGFGAVLVNEAGAVISTVDLPDRGHDITFSPATGQGVVFARQPGTFAVIFDPRGAVKPKTLTSVEGRHFFGHGAFSPDGKLLYATENDFHNARGVIGVYDVAGGYRRIGEFNTFGTGPHEMLLMPDGETFVVANGGIETHPDYGRAELNLETMDPSIVFVDRRSGDLIGQLRLDGGLHQLSIRHMAFDHKGRVWFGCQFRGPAVDRPQLVGYATRDGKIQLIELPRTTLAELRNYIGSVAASADGGLIGVSSPEGSTILAIDPDTATVVASLGLESGCGIAPDSVGLLASSGTGALDGLAGSPAPLTTFELNFDNHLRLLRAV
- a CDS encoding protein phosphatase 2C domain-containing protein; translation: MQDFVWSGRADPCLAGPRIHAAGQVAIGLCGGNARMGASKNEDAALVWAGKDWVFAVILDAHASSESADAVLELFETGKAELLALIERPEPSLLDVQGAVTRLLLGGVDRLARVRGETACLVCFQRGGYLMWLSIGDNQLYLLHPELRRLGQFTLTVRNYFEWVGERSSLALEVPCFSTGIRQLRQGINTIAMVTDGLLEVGDRPFEDPARLSRELLSPVGLSGSIAAMLAEVHRLGGADSSTVIAWQVDNPVPGLMPSG
- a CDS encoding substrate-binding domain-containing protein, producing MKLKDLAAELGLSQTTVSRALNGFPEVNEATRQRVSEAARRHGYRANVSARRLATGRSGAIGVTLPLQRSLHFGPHTSEFLSGISERMAQHDIDIVVTPIDADDEVPVFRRLVASKRVDALVLSAPTPDDERIAALTELGMPFLMHGRADKVKIPHAWLDIDNEGAFRRATSHLLDLGHTRIAMINGPEDQTFAIHRLRGFRSAIEARGLTPDPQLIGGGRFTDENGFRLAQAFLERRPRPTAFLAGSMMTALGVFRAIRLAGLELGRDVSMIAHDDVFPYLNADNMVPSMSTTRSSIRAAGARIAELLLQMQDGKPPESIHELWPVELVLRESTGPAPK
- a CDS encoding imelysin family protein, with the protein product MRLLFVFLLALAAVPVAAEEPKLTAEQVVSLAITEAIRPGFAQYAVETTGLERDVAALCGTPSEATLAAARTQFKAAVTAWSRVELYRLGPLMVENRYDKVLFWPDRKGIALKQVQGVLANAEPDATDPGKLGNKSVAMQGLGALEFLLFGTGAEQLTSADGDFRCRYARAITTLQAATAATLSSEWNDPEGISKRLLAPSESDPDYRSFREVAEALTGLLAHGTETVRDQRLLPFLGRDGAAAKPKSALFWRSDMTVPSIVANFEGLQALLEKSRIAEAVPADQLWVANSASFEFGNAERAGKAVTAPLEQALTDPKQKKALDYLVIVTQSLDTILGENLAAALGLSVGFSSLDGD